In the genome of Apodemus sylvaticus chromosome 2, mApoSyl1.1, whole genome shotgun sequence, one region contains:
- the Gcc1 gene encoding GRIP and coiled-coil domain-containing protein 1 codes for MEKFGMNFGGGPSKKDLLETIETQKKQLLQYQARLKDVVRAYKSLLKEKEALEASIKVLSVSHEADAGLSGVQPPGLTFPDSVDDRCSTHSEDSTGTAASLDTAASLTSVKGEFGVEDDRVARGPLPLKSEEASGSESGVSSSSGDGPSAGSEMDKRVHQLKTQLATLTSSLATVTQEKSRMEASYLADKKKMKQDLEDATKKAEEERGRLEGDLKGLQEQIAETKARLITQQHDRAQEQSDHALMLRELQKLLQDERTQRQDLELRLEETREALAGRAYAADQVEGFELQTKQLTREVAELKGELQAIRDEKNRPDPRLQELQQEAARLKSHFQAQLQQEMRKTALAEDQLRQQSQVEEQRVAALENQISEVSELLGTYEKAKQKDQLAIQKLKERILQLDLENKTLALAASSRSSLDIHGDESSLDINVLKDKMEKLKRLLQVAARKSQVTLDVEKLCDPEIMTNSEAADGEKATALYYQQELKQLKEEFERYKMRAQVVLKSKNTKDGNLGKELEAAQEQLAELKDKYISLRLSCEELESQHQQEAEDWKQELARLQQLHRQELERSQLDFRDRTLKLEEELHKQRDRALAVLAEKDLELEQLRSVALSSGLPGRRSPVGGVGSGGLGDPADTASSDSLTQALQLAAANEPTFFLYAEQLARKEVEITSLRKQKHRLEVEAHQLQERLLEEGERHREEVGALQSHIEKNIRDQSREGANLEYLKNIIYRFLTLPDSLGRQQTLTAILTILHFSPEEKQVLMRLPSGGSWWPSGKR; via the exons ATGGAGAAGTTTGGGATGAATTTCGGGGGCGGCCCAAGCAAGAAAGATCTCCTGGAGACCATAGAGACACAGAAAAAGCAGCTTCTCCAGTACCAGGCAAGGCTCAAGGATGTAGTCCGTGCCTATAAAAGCCTGCTGAAGGAGAAAGAAGCTCTGGAGGCCAGCATCAAGGTTCTGTCCGTATCCCACGAGGCGGATGCAGGCCTCTCAGGTGTGCAGCCTCCAGGTCTCACGTTTCCTGATTCTGTGGATGACAGGTGCTCCACTCACAGCGAGGACAGCACGGGAACTGCCGCTAGCTTGGATACCGCAGCCAGTCTTACAAGTGTCAAGGGGGAATTTGGGGTTGAAGATGACAGAGTGGCCCGTGGACCACTTCCTTTAAAGTCTGAAGAGGCCAGCGGCTCGGAGAGTGGCGTTAGCAGTAGTAGTGGGGATGGGCCGTCAGCGGGTAGCGAGATGGATAAAAGAGTGCATCAGCTGAAGACTCAGTTGGCCACTTTGACTAGTTCCTTGGCTACGGTCACTCAGGAAAAGTCCCGTATGGAGGCGTCTTACCTGGCCGATAAGAAGAAGATGAAGCAGGATTTAGAAGATGCCACTAAAAAGGCAGAGGAGGAGCGGGGCCGCCTGGAGGGAGACTTGAAGGGTCTGCAAGAGCAGATAGCAGAAACCAAAGCCCGACTTATTACGCAGCAGCATGATCGAGCCCAGGAGCAGAGTGACCATGCCTTGATGCTGCGGGAGCTACAGAAGCTCTTGCAGGACGAGAGGACCCAGCGCCAGGACCTGGAACTTCGGTTAGAAGAGACCAGAGAAGCCCTGGCAGGGCGGGCATATGCAGCTGATCAGGTAGAAGGGTTTGAACTGCAGACCAAGCAGCTGACCCGTGAGGTCGCGGAGCTGAAAGGTGAGCTGCAAGCCATTCGAGATGAGAAGAACCGACCAGACCCCCGGCTGCAGGAGCTCCAGCAAGAGGCTGCCCGTCTGAAAAGCCATTTCCAGGCTCAGTTGCAGCAAGAAATGAGGAAG ACAGCCCTTGCGGAGGACCAGCTGCGCCAGCAGTCTCAGGTAGAAGAGCAAAGGGTAGCAGCCCTGGAGAACCAGATCTCTGAGGTGTCCGAGCTGCTGGGCACCTACGAGAAAGCCAAGCAGAAAGACCAGCTGGCAATCCAGAAGCTGAAGGAGCGAATTTTGCAGCTGGACCTGGAGAACAAGACACTGGCCCTTGCGGCCTCTAGCCGGTCCTCTCTCGACATTCATGGAGATGAGTCCAGTCTGGATATCAATGTCTTGAAGGACAAGATGGAGAAGCTCAAGAGGCTATTGCAGGTTGCAGCTAGGAAAAGCCAGGTGACCCTGGATGTGGAGAAACTCTGCGACCCTGAGATAATGACCAACTCCGAGGCTGCTGATGGGGAAAAGGCTACTGCGCTCTACTACCAACAGGAGCTGAAGCAGCTGAAGGAAGAGTTTGAGCGTTATAAGATGAGAGCCCAGGTTGTACTCAAAAGCAAGAACACCAAAGATGGGAACCTGGGCAAGGAGCTGGAGGCAGCACAGGAGCAGCTCGCTGAGTTGAAGGACAAGTATATCTCCCTGCGGCTGTCCTGTGAAGAGCTTGAAAGCCAGCACCAGCAGGAGGCTGAggactggaagcaggagctggccCGGCTGCAGCAGCTCCATCGGCAGGAACTGGAGCGCAGCCAGCTGGACTTCCGGGACCGCACACTGAAACTGGAGGAGGAGCTACATAAGCAGCGGGACCGGGCCCTGGCGGTGCTCGCCGAGAAGGACTTGGAGCTGGAGCAGCTACGTTCCGTGGCCCTGTCCTCTGGGTTGCCAGGACGCAGAAGCCCTGTGGGGGGAGTGGGCAGTGGAGGGCTTGGGGACCCAGCCGACACAGCTTCCTCAGATAGCTTGACCCAAGCCTTGCAGCTCGCTGCAGCCAACGAGCCCACCTTCTTCCTTTATGCTGAGCAGTTGGCCCGAAAGGAGGTGGAGATCACATCTCTGAGGAAGCAGAAACACAGGCTGGAAGTAGAGGCCCATCAGCTGCAGGAAAGGCTGCTGGAGGAGGGTGAGCGGCATCGAGAGGAGGTCGGAGCCCTTCAGAGCCACATCGAAAAGAACATCAGGGACCAGAGCAGGGAGGGAGCCAACCTGGAATATCTCAAAAACATTATCTACCGCTTCCTGACCTTACCCGACAGCCTGGGCCGCCAGCAGACCCTGACGGCCATCCTCACGATCTTGCACTTCAGTCCCGAGGAGAAACAAGTGCTAATGCGACTCCCGAGTGGTGGAAGCTGGTGGCCTTCTGGCAAGAGATGa
- the Arf5 gene encoding ADP-ribosylation factor 5, protein MGLTVSALFSRIFGKKQMRILMVGLDAAGKTTILYKLKLGEIVTTIPTIGFNVETVEYKNICFTVWDVGGQDKIRPLWRHYFQNTQGLIFVVDSNDRERVQESADELQKMLQEDELRDAVLLVFANKQDMPNAMPVSELTDKLGLQHLRSRTWYVQATCATQGTGLYDGLDWLSHELSKR, encoded by the exons ATGGGCCTCACGGTGTCCGCGCTCTTTTCGCGGATCTTCGGGAAGAAGCAGATGCGGATCCTTATGG TTGGCTTGGATGCAGCTGGCAAGACTACCATCCTCTACAAACTGAAGTTGGGAGAGATTGTCACCACCATCCCCACTATAG GCTTCAATGTGGAAACAGTGGAATATAAGAACATCTGTTTCACAGTCTGGGATGTCGGAGGCCAGGATAAGATCCGGCCTCTGTGGCGGCACTACTTCCAAAACACTCAG GGCCTCATCTTTGTGGTAGACAGCAATGACCGGGAGCGGGTCCAGGAGTCGGCTGATGAACTCCAGAAGATG cTGCAGGAGGATGAGCTTCGGGACGCGGTGCTGCTGGTGTTTGCCAATAAGCAGGACATGCCCAACGCCATGCCTGTGAGCGAGCTGACGGACAAACTGGGGCTTCAGCACTTGCGCAGCCGCACG TGGTACGTCCAGGCCACCTGTGCCACCCAAGGCACAGGCCTGTATGATGGGCTGGACTGGCTGTCCCATGAGCTGTCAAAGCGCTAG